From the genome of Pelodiscus sinensis isolate JC-2024 chromosome 12, ASM4963464v1, whole genome shotgun sequence, one region includes:
- the HERPUD1 gene encoding homocysteine-responsive endoplasmic reticulum-resident ubiquitin-like domain member 1 protein isoform X2 produces MEPGRDAESFALLVRSPAQRHPDLRLRGEPGWTVRQLKARLRHLHPDGPLEEDQKLIYSGKLLLDHLYLRDVLPQEKFHALHLVYRLNLSTMQEASAKIDETKKPPKTVSKPGQDPSVVSSSDGLRQRETSGNQPATGETNIGVEAAQQPLHGVAPGFSAYATYNILQMSWFQQIYARQYYIQYLAAVSADRSPAQRSQEIPLAPVATPAPLPDAFPAQNLPGNNPAPPLNAGGNQNLQMNAQGGPLMEEEEEMNRDWLDWLYSATLFFVFINIIYFYSSLSRFLMVMGGTVLMYLHHAGWFPFRRQPVHPLPNNVLPQAAINQDQNNNLQEENAGEEGEPEAIPDEGRALPENLQDGPSFMNTAWLFFKTFFASLLPEGPPAVAN; encoded by the exons ATGGAGCCCGGCCGCGACGCGGAGTCCTTCGCCCTGCTGGTCAGGAGCCCCGCGCAGCGGCACCCGGACCTGCGCCTCCGCGGGGAGCCCGGCTGGACCGTGCGGCAGCTCAAGGCCCGGCTGCGCCACCTGCACCCGGACGGGCCG CTTGAAGAGGACCAGAAGCTGATTTATTCTGGGAAGCTGCTACTTGACCATCTTTATTTGAGAGATGTTCTGCCCCAG GAGAAGTTTCATGCTCTGCATCTCGTGTACCGCTTGAATCTGTCAACAATGCAAGAAGCCAGTGCAAAG ATTGATGAAACCAAGAAACCGCCAAAGACTGTTTCAAAACCTGGTCAAGATCCTTCTGTTGTTTCTTCAAGTGATGGCTTGAGACAAAGGGAAACTTCTGGCAACCAGCCTGCTACAGGGGAAACCAATATTGG GGTTGAAGCTGCTCAGCAACCTCTCCATGGCGTGGCTCCTGGGTTTTCTGCCTATGCCACTTACAACATATTACAGATGTCCTGGTTTCAGCAGATTTATGCAAGACAGTATTATATACAATa TttggctgctgtttctgctgaTAGATCACCTGCACAGAGGTCGCAAGAGATACCATTGGCACCAGTTGCCACTCCGGCCCCTCTTCCAGATGCATTTCCTGCACAAAACCTGCCTGGAAATAATCCTGCTCCTCCACTTAATGCAGGGGGCAAtcagaatttgcaaatgaatgccCAGGGGGGTCCTCTcatggaagaggaagaggagatgaATCGAGATTGGTTGGACTGGCTTTATTCAGCAACGCTGTTCTTTGTTTTCATCAACATTATCTATTTCTACTCCAGCCTGAGCAGGTTCCTCATGGTAATGGGTGGCACAGTGTTGATGTACCT ACACCATGCTGGATGGTTTCCATTTAGGCGACAGCCAGTTCACCCTCTTCCAAACAATGTTCTTCCCCAAGCCGCGATAAATCAGGACCAAAACAATAACTTACAG GAGGAAAATGCAGGTGAAGAAGGTGAACCTGAGGCTATTCCTGATGAAGGAAGAGCTTTACCAGAAAATCTGCAGGATGGACCTTCCTTCATGAACACAGCATGGCTTTTTTTCAAGACTTTCTTTGCATCCCTCCTGCCAGAAGGGCCTCCAGCTGTGGCCAACTAA
- the HERPUD1 gene encoding homocysteine-responsive endoplasmic reticulum-resident ubiquitin-like domain member 1 protein isoform X1 — protein sequence MEPGRDAESFALLVRSPAQRHPDLRLRGEPGWTVRQLKARLRHLHPDGPLEEDQKLIYSGKLLLDHLYLRDVLPQQEKFHALHLVYRLNLSTMQEASAKIDETKKPPKTVSKPGQDPSVVSSSDGLRQRETSGNQPATGETNIGVEAAQQPLHGVAPGFSAYATYNILQMSWFQQIYARQYYIQYLAAVSADRSPAQRSQEIPLAPVATPAPLPDAFPAQNLPGNNPAPPLNAGGNQNLQMNAQGGPLMEEEEEMNRDWLDWLYSATLFFVFINIIYFYSSLSRFLMVMGGTVLMYLHHAGWFPFRRQPVHPLPNNVLPQAAINQDQNNNLQEENAGEEGEPEAIPDEGRALPENLQDGPSFMNTAWLFFKTFFASLLPEGPPAVAN from the exons ATGGAGCCCGGCCGCGACGCGGAGTCCTTCGCCCTGCTGGTCAGGAGCCCCGCGCAGCGGCACCCGGACCTGCGCCTCCGCGGGGAGCCCGGCTGGACCGTGCGGCAGCTCAAGGCCCGGCTGCGCCACCTGCACCCGGACGGGCCG CTTGAAGAGGACCAGAAGCTGATTTATTCTGGGAAGCTGCTACTTGACCATCTTTATTTGAGAGATGTTCTGCCCCAG CAGGAGAAGTTTCATGCTCTGCATCTCGTGTACCGCTTGAATCTGTCAACAATGCAAGAAGCCAGTGCAAAG ATTGATGAAACCAAGAAACCGCCAAAGACTGTTTCAAAACCTGGTCAAGATCCTTCTGTTGTTTCTTCAAGTGATGGCTTGAGACAAAGGGAAACTTCTGGCAACCAGCCTGCTACAGGGGAAACCAATATTGG GGTTGAAGCTGCTCAGCAACCTCTCCATGGCGTGGCTCCTGGGTTTTCTGCCTATGCCACTTACAACATATTACAGATGTCCTGGTTTCAGCAGATTTATGCAAGACAGTATTATATACAATa TttggctgctgtttctgctgaTAGATCACCTGCACAGAGGTCGCAAGAGATACCATTGGCACCAGTTGCCACTCCGGCCCCTCTTCCAGATGCATTTCCTGCACAAAACCTGCCTGGAAATAATCCTGCTCCTCCACTTAATGCAGGGGGCAAtcagaatttgcaaatgaatgccCAGGGGGGTCCTCTcatggaagaggaagaggagatgaATCGAGATTGGTTGGACTGGCTTTATTCAGCAACGCTGTTCTTTGTTTTCATCAACATTATCTATTTCTACTCCAGCCTGAGCAGGTTCCTCATGGTAATGGGTGGCACAGTGTTGATGTACCT ACACCATGCTGGATGGTTTCCATTTAGGCGACAGCCAGTTCACCCTCTTCCAAACAATGTTCTTCCCCAAGCCGCGATAAATCAGGACCAAAACAATAACTTACAG GAGGAAAATGCAGGTGAAGAAGGTGAACCTGAGGCTATTCCTGATGAAGGAAGAGCTTTACCAGAAAATCTGCAGGATGGACCTTCCTTCATGAACACAGCATGGCTTTTTTTCAAGACTTTCTTTGCATCCCTCCTGCCAGAAGGGCCTCCAGCTGTGGCCAACTAA